Proteins encoded within one genomic window of Cryptosporangium minutisporangium:
- a CDS encoding STAS domain-containing protein gives MTQRFSITADESTGWDNAGQVRCEPSWSGYRVVLVGEVDLTRSAEWEQVFATLADADPADVTVDLSAATFIDSSVLGAFVRLHRTVSVRGGETTLTGAVGPVARTISLAGIDRVIPVVPVSET, from the coding sequence GTGACCCAGCGGTTCTCGATAACCGCGGACGAATCCACCGGTTGGGACAACGCCGGACAGGTCAGGTGCGAGCCGTCCTGGTCCGGGTACCGCGTGGTGTTGGTGGGTGAGGTCGATCTCACACGCAGCGCGGAGTGGGAGCAGGTGTTCGCCACGCTGGCCGACGCGGATCCCGCGGACGTCACCGTCGACCTCTCAGCAGCGACGTTCATCGATTCCAGCGTCCTCGGGGCTTTCGTTCGGCTGCATCGGACGGTGTCTGTCCGGGGCGGTGAGACCACGCTGACCGGCGCAGTGGGGCCGGTGGCGCGCACGATCTCGCTGGCCGGCATCGATCGGGTGATCCCGGTGGTCCCGGTGAGCGAAACATGA
- a CDS encoding STAS domain-containing protein produces the protein MSLQVSVEHVDGVVRCVIGGEVDMATTPQLRDELLGLVDEGHRHLVLDVSGVPFLDSTGLGVLMEVHRRLRDNDGAVALVGARPALVRLLTITNLSRALPVYRSVEDASAAVGGQSAAEVTG, from the coding sequence GTGTCGTTGCAGGTGAGTGTGGAGCACGTCGACGGGGTCGTACGTTGCGTCATCGGCGGTGAGGTGGACATGGCCACCACGCCGCAGTTGCGGGACGAATTGCTCGGTCTGGTCGACGAAGGCCATCGGCACCTGGTGCTGGACGTCTCCGGGGTTCCGTTCCTGGACTCCACCGGCCTCGGCGTGTTGATGGAGGTGCATCGCCGCCTCCGTGACAACGACGGAGCGGTGGCGCTGGTCGGTGCGCGTCCCGCGCTGGTCCGGCTGCTGACGATCACCAATCTCTCCCGTGCGCTGCCGGTGTATCGGTCGGTCGAGGACGCGTCCGCTGCGGTGGGCGGTCAATCGGCGGCCGAGGTCACGGGGTGA